In a genomic window of Bombina bombina isolate aBomBom1 chromosome 10, aBomBom1.pri, whole genome shotgun sequence:
- the LOC128640805 gene encoding LOW QUALITY PROTEIN: 14-3-3 protein beta/alpha-A-like (The sequence of the model RefSeq protein was modified relative to this genomic sequence to represent the inferred CDS: inserted 1 base in 1 codon): protein MDKSELVQKAKLAEQAEXYDDMAVTEQGGELSNEERNLLSVAYKNVVGARRSSWRVISSIEQKTEGNDKKQQMARKYCEKIEVELQDICKDVLDKFLIAHATPPESKVFYLKMKGDYYRYLSEVASGDNKQGTVTSSQQAYQEAFEISKSEMQPTHPIRLGLALNFSVFNYEILNSPEKACSLAKAAFDEAIAELDTLNEESYKDSTLIMQLLRDNLTLWTSENQGEEPDNVEGDN from the exons ATGGACAAGTCTGAACTGGTACAGAAGGCCAAACTTGCTGAACAAGCCG GTTATGATGACATGGCTGTGACAGAGCAAGGTGGGGAGCTGTCCAATGAAGAAAGGAACTTGCTCTCTGTTGCCTACAAAAACGTTGTCGGTGCTCGTCGTTCTTCCTGGCGCGTGATATCCAGCATTGAACAAAAAACTGAGGGCAATGACAAGAAGCAACAGATGGCGAGAAAGTATTGTGAAAAAATCGAGGTTGAATTGCAGGATATCTGTAAGGATGTTCTGGACAAGTTTCTGATTGCACATGCCACACCACCAGAAAGCAAGGTTTTCTATCTGAAAATGAAAGGTGATTATTACCGGTACCTTTCTGAGGTAGCATCTGGAGACAACAAACAAGGTACTGTAACAAGTTCTCAGCAAGCCTATCAGGAAGCTTTCGAAATTAGTAAGAGTGAGATGCAGCCAACACACCCCATTAGGCTTGGTTTGGCTCTAAACTTCTCTGTGTTTAACTACGAAATTCTCAATTCACCTGAGAAAGCATGCAGCCTAGCAAAAGCGGCATTTGATGAGGCAATAGCTGAACTGGATACATTGAATGAAGAGTCCTACAAAGACAGCACTCTTATCATGCAGCTACTAAGGGACAATCTGACACTATGGACCTCAGAAAACCAGGGAGAAGAACCTGATAATGTAGAGGGAGACAACTAA